The Phycodurus eques isolate BA_2022a chromosome 17, UOR_Pequ_1.1, whole genome shotgun sequence nucleotide sequence GTCACAATAACCGTAAATATTTCTATGAAAGACACTTTTAAGCCATAAATATaaatccaaagaaaaacagtaagtatggcGGTAACTGGGCAAGCCCTTTTGTGCTGCATGACTCACGGCGCTACGTAAACTAGTTCTTATCGAgtcgtaaaccgaggatccCATGAAGGGATCACTGTGTTTTTGCCTTACAGTGGTTTTGTTTGACAAGTCCTCCTTTGGTTCGGTCAGAGAACGCAGGTACTCCCTGGCCATGATCTCAACCTAAAAGACACACAATGGAAGACATGAAGTTACAGTTCCCGGAGGACAGGCTGCCAAAAAAGTATTGTGCCATGAATCGGTTATTCACttctactactacgactactactacatGATTTCATAGCACTGGATTAGGTACTAGCTGCAAATTCACCCAAAGCTATATGAGACTGTGTACAAGTACTAGTGCACGCTCTAGTGGCCAGTTGAAGCATAGCGTAAGACTCCTTCCGACCAAGTTAAATATTTGTGGGACTGCCGAAGAGCATGTTCAAAATGTTCATCTCATCCAGTACATCAGAGTTACATTAACAAACCCTACATGTACCACAAGAAAAAATAAGTTTCAAATGAATGTACAAAGTTAAAAATTCACCTCACCACCAAATTTTCGCCACTCCACAAATATTGACTACGTACTTTTGAagaattccacatttttccCATGAGAAAATTCCAATATTAAATGGAGAAATTTCATAAATTCACTACCTTAAAATTCAgctttttgcatttttcaaacTCTCACATTCCGTTAATTCCACAGAATTTCAGTTCAGCGTCAGCATTCCCACACAATTTCTAGacaaattgtattctgttcatagttcataatcaTTTATTGCATTGCACAAAACCACAtaatggaaaaagtaattactaaTTAAATTACAATCGAtgaatttttcaaatatttttgtgataaCCACCTGTTTCCATACCAATATTGAATTGCAATAATCCTGCAAACAGGAGTTGTGCCACAGCAATCAATCGGTACAACTAATTCCTAACGATCCCTTCATTGGTTACTATGCCCATTTCAAGTAATTCTGGCTACCCTGTGGCACCACTGGAAGAAAattgggtgtttatttgaggtaaggtggAGCATTACATCAGAGGGAGTGTTAGTGAAGGGACTAGAGACACTAAATATGGAAAAATTTCACATCTATTTTTCATTACCTTCCATTTTGTGAAGTCGCTGACCGAACTGGGTCCATATTTCACCTGCTTCCGCGCCGCGTGAACAAAGTCCTCCTCCAGGGCAGCCATTTTGCCCGCCGTGGTGGAATCCGGGAGGCTGTAGCTCCTCTCCCACAAGGCAATGATCTACGAGACAGCTTGTCAGGGGACATCTTCAACTGGAAACACACTCGAGTCAACGAGACGGCAAGTTTTTGTACCCTGGTCCTCAGGTTCTCTGTGAATACGAAGCGCACGTGATTGGCGGTGCTGGTGATGTCGTTGCCGTTGTAACTGCGCAAATTGGGCAGCAGCGTCATTAGCTTGTAATTGTCACTTACCTGCAGAAGAAAACATTATGACAATAGAAAGTGGTATGACAGTGACTAAAGTATGAAATGATACATTTCAGCAAGGTTAATTTCCTGtgtttcctatctaaaaaatatatatatatttttaaataagtaaCAAGTACAAGTgggaataaataaacaaaacacaaataattaaataattaaatcatttgtaaaaagtactgaaaaaaatatgaattaccAAAACATTAGAACTACCGCTTAGGATGCAGCTACACTCACTCACAATATTAAACTGAATACCTCTCACTGTGCCTTTAAAAAGGCATAATGTTTGATACACCTCTCGTATCTCATTAGTTTTGCACCTAAGTTAGCGTTCCATAAACCTGTTATTTTCCCCCTTACGGTGATATAAAGGTTGTCCTCCATCTTGACCTCCTCCAGGCTGCAAAGAGACGCCATAGAGGCGACGTCCTCCATCTGGTTGTCGCTGAGGTCCAGGAAGCGCAGCTCAGGTAGCTCCAAGTTTTTGGGGAACTCTTGCAGTCTGTTCCCAGACAGATCCCACTGTTCCAGGGACCGAAGGCGGGACAGCAGCTTGACCGGCAAGTCGGGACATTTTAGTCCGAGCTTGGAAAGACTGCAAAGGAGCTCAAAAGTTAGTTTTTGGCATAGCTACGAACTGGGGGAGCTGTAAATAAATCTTAAAACATGCTTACGTTAATATCTTGAGCTCCTCGAGTCTTTTGGTTTTTGGAGAGCCTTTCTCCAGTAGAAGCTTCTCAGTTATCTTCTCCATTGTTTATCTGTAGAAAAGCATGGAAACCACTTACAGTAAAAGACGAGGTCAAGTCGAACAAAGAACAGTCTCCTGGTTGGAGGTGTGATGAACGACTCGCAACCACGCCCAACTACTGTTACCAACTTGACCTACACAGAATGAAATCAAAAGTTACAGAGATATAAATAAGTTAATGTACAAGTCTGGTGTCTTTGTTTTGGTGTGGTCAGTTAAACCACATTTTAGGGATGGACCAATATTCGAGATATTGacgtatataattttttttaatccgacgGTCATTAATAGTTCAATGTAAAACTGGGGAAGCTTCAtggaactatttatttatttacttagaATTTCTGCtaattttcataagaaatgCCTCTAACCCGGAGAACTTCCTGCAGTTCTTGTTTGAACttaaaacagaaagaaagagtAACATTTCAGTCATATTTCAGACATTTTATGAGTCTATTTTGTCTAAATTTGCATTGAGATATGAAACTAGATAACTAAATTAGGTAATAGTCATAAAATGTACTTACGAGGTATACACGAACTAAACAGCACAACAGAAACTTTCCCGGGGTAGATAGACGTATATCCGGTGGAGGGGGGGGTGGTTTAAACAGGAAGtgcctttttttcattttaagatCTTTATTGAAAAACCAGCAACGCTAAATAAAATTGTTTCTGTATCTTGAATATACAATCACATGTGTGGTTATTGTCGTCAACATGCGTTCTCATCATGTTAGATGATTTTATGTGTTTATAATAGTTATTTAATAACAATGTACAGTCTAAAACAAGCTTCCCAAACTACCCGCAAGATGGCAGTAGTTATCTTTGTTTGAGGCGACGCGTAGCTCTAAGATTCAATAGAAGAAGATGCAGATACGATGATGGTTCCGGGTGGTGTTGCTGCTTCTTGTGCATGCAAAGGTATCCGGCGCTGTCTTCTGTGTGAGACGTTAAAAGAAAGTCACTTGCCCGAAAAGAAGgtatttccttgtttttttggatTTTCATTcgtttacttattttgtagtcgCGTACGACACATTTAGCCGTAGATCACGAGCTACGGGTGCTCTCGTGGAACAATCTGGATATCGTGTTATTTTTACCCATAACAAGTGGTGTTCCCTGAAATTAACTGggattcattttaaataaaatttgtcaaatgtttttttttttcctataatAATCCAATTTAACAAGTATTTCTACGTGGAAGTAGAACGGGCATGTTTTCTTCTACGACCCCGAGACAAAGCTCGCCGTTCGCAAAGATGGCGAGCCGGCGTCGTTCCCCTTTCCCGGAGTGTTCCTGTGGGAGGACTTCCtatcggaggaggaggagaaggagctgATAAGCAGCATGGACCGGGACGTCTGGAATCTGTCCCAGTCGGGTCGAAAGAAACAGGTACGGACGATAGCACATGTAGacggacaatataacaatactcagaggcatatattatttatcctctgcgaagaatgactaatattactgtcgTAAGAGAGTGTCTCCATGTGCAGTTTCCGTAAGTCTGTcctatactgcccccaggtggctaaGGCAACAATATGCCTTAGCCACAATATGCATTGAATTAAAGCAGCAAGTGGGACAAAAACTAATTCCTTTtaattctgtttaattatgtcattactgtatgttcttaCAAAGTATAAATTACGGAATCCAGTTTTTCTCATTAAGAAAACAcgtgacaaacatttttgttttttggggggttgggacaaggctggaacggattaatgacaattccattcatttcaatgggggaagatGATTAGTGATACAAGTgttttcaaggcaccactgtaataataattgcAATTTTGATTGTGATATTACAGGACTTTGGGCCAAAAGTAAActttaagaagaagaaagtgcGTCCCGCCAGTTTCAGTGGACTTCCTGCGTTGAGTGAAAAACTAGTGCTGCGAATGCAACAAGAGGAAAGTCTGTCGGGCTTCCAGCCTGTAGAGCAATGCAATCTGGACTACCACCCTCAGCGCGGTTCTGCCATTGACCCTCACCTGGATGACTCCTGGCTGTGGGGGGAACGCCTGGTCACCGTCAACATGCTGTCCGGCACCACGCTGACCATGTCGTCAGAGCAGGGTCTCCCGCAGCTGGGACTGTCGGGCGAAGTGTACGTCGCCGTGGCGCTCCCGCGCAGGTCTTTGGTCGCGTTGTACGGGGAGGCGCGGCATCGCTGGAAACACGGCATTCTCCGGAAGGACCTTCGGGAACGCAGAGTTTGCAGCACCTACAGGGAACTGTCGGCCGAGTTTCTCCCCGGTGGGCGGCACGCCGAGCTGGGATCTCAGCTGGTCAACATCGCGGCGAGCTTCAATGGAGCTCCTGTTTAGACCATCCACACAACCAATCTGGTTGTTCTAAAAACTATTTGTCGCTATTCTGTAAAAATGCCACAAAGTCAACTCAGTTAATTTTCCGCCTTCAAATGTAATCTCAAAAGCCCCTTTACACTGCCTGTGAAAGCCGGCCTATTTCCGTGAACCAGTTTTATATAcactggatataaaaagtctacacacccctattcaaatgccaggtttttgtgatgtaaaaaaataaataaataaacgagaccaagataaatcaaaaactaaatgaaaactttttccaccattaatgtgacttatAACGTGTACAACTTTTGAGGAATTGACAACCCCACAGCCCGGATGTATGAAGAATACAgtagattgttgtcacatactAAAGTGACAGTACTTGCCAGGAATTGCTGCAGCTTCTTCAGTGTGCTGTCAGCATCTTGGTAGCCTCCCTGACCtgttttcttctcatcttttaATCAATTGCGGTGGGACTTCCAtaccatattttctccactcgACTGTCTTCAATGTGTTCCATGGTACATTTAATACCCTGGAAAATCTTTTattacccttctcctgactaatacctttgaacaatgaaatCCTTCTGCTGCTGTGGAAGCTCTAGgcagaccatggcttgtgctctaagatgtgactacaaaaatgtcaagaaaatcATACTTCTGAACTTTGTTTGGTTAGCCAGAGGCACACTAAATGTTGTGTGCCTCAGTTGTAaacagttgtgtgctgactcacTTTTAATGTGAGTggataattctgaacacaggcaCATCCCTAAACAGCGTAACAATTTAAAATTCAGCGCTGATGCAAATTTTGGGGACATAtttgacaatattttgtttcatttgtttaaGGAACCACTACAGTAGAGTGCGGTTTGCCTTGTCATATTCATTTCACATAACAGCCTATCTCTTTTAAATACAGGAACCAAAGTGAAGTTTAACTCATTCAATGCAATTTGAATTGTACCCTAACAGCAAACCTCTGTTCAAAGATTATGATTTCTGTATTGACAATGTTCTTCCAACTTTTCAAACAGCTCCCTTTTATAGCTACATTCTTTATATCATATGTAACTTTTCATAGTTACACCTCCATGCGCATCTCTGTTTGATATCAAttctacaaatttttttttcaaatagtgACATTATTTTGAAGTCAGCGTACACACGTGACAGTTTAAATGAAA carries:
- the alkbh4 gene encoding alpha-ketoglutarate-dependent dioxygenase alkB homolog 4, which produces MMVPGGVAASCACKGIRRCLLCETLKESHLPEKKNGHVFFYDPETKLAVRKDGEPASFPFPGVFLWEDFLSEEEEKELISSMDRDVWNLSQSGRKKQDFGPKVNFKKKKVRPASFSGLPALSEKLVLRMQQEESLSGFQPVEQCNLDYHPQRGSAIDPHLDDSWLWGERLVTVNMLSGTTLTMSSEQGLPQLGLSGEVYVAVALPRRSLVALYGEARHRWKHGILRKDLRERRVCSTYRELSAEFLPGGRHAELGSQLVNIAASFNGAPV